The following proteins are encoded in a genomic region of Nicotiana sylvestris chromosome 4, ASM39365v2, whole genome shotgun sequence:
- the LOC104236267 gene encoding filament-like plant protein 4 — protein MDRRSWPWKKKLSDKTASEKPAALTVESASAPSDSTESQGKQDNYKKPKYVQISVESYSHLTGLEDQVKSLEDQANSFEEQVKNLEDENKDLNEKLSAAQTEMTNKENLVKQHAKVAEEAVSGWEKAESEAATLKNHLESVTLLKLTAEDRASHLDGALKECMRQIRNLKEEHEQKLHDVILSKTKQFDKMKLEFEAKIANLDQELLRSAAENSALTRSLQERSSMVIKLSEEKAQAEAEIEMFKSNIESCEKEIHSLKYELHIASKELEIRNEEKNMSVRSAEVANKQHLEGVKKIAKLEAECQRLRGLVRKKLPGPAALAQMKLEVESLGRDYGDSRVKKSQGRPSSPQFSSLPDFSFDNMQKYHKENDLLTERLLAMEEETKMLKEALAHRNTELQASRSICAKTESKLQSLEAQLQANVEQKSPTKSTVRLPTEDGNDDNASCAGSWTTSSMAELSHIKKEKNFDSPHKSESASHLDLMDDFLEMEKLAYQSSGTNGAVSSPDDNSRPETTNADTSSPQKEHNETLISGNQASPKEEVSTSSRLSISDASIFMKLQSRISMVLESLIKEADVQIIQEDLRQILQEMGDTILPQSATSIVETTICSDTATEFQPSHDDGEANIEKEIPVSQYSKPCDETVNGISKELADAMSQIHDFVLVLGKEAKAVQGTAADGSGINEKMDDFSATYAAVISSRLSMVKFVLDLSRVLSNASELHFNILGYKNSEIEISTSDCIDKVALPENKGLQHSGEEGYANGCTHFSDSTSDPDIPHEGSLVPTSESASTSLKCSLEEFEQLKLEKEDMALDLARYSENLESTKSQLSETKQLLAEVKSQLVSAQKANSLAETQLKCMAESYNSLETRTEELQTEVNCLQAKIESLDNELQEEKKSHEEALARCKDLEEQLQRVESCPAAELDAKNNQEKELAAAAEKLAECQETIFLLGKQLNSLRPQTEFMGSPYIDRSLKGEGFREEPTTTSMNLHENDLAESPPVDIYNVPYSPSDSDLNNPLRSPISSKSPKHRPTKSGSSSSSGPTPEKQARGFSRFFSSKGKNGY, from the exons ATGGATCGTAGGAGTTGGCCGTGGAAGAAGAAATTATCAGATAAGACAGCAAGTGAGAAACCTGCAGCTCTTACAGTGGAATCAGCATCTGCCCCTTCAGACTCAACTGAATCTCAG GGTAAACAGGATAATTACAAGAAACCAAAATATGTGCAAATTTCTGTTGAATCTTATTCACATTTGACTGGACTTGAGGATCAAGTTAAGTCTTTGGAGGATCAAGCCAACTCTTTTGAGGAACAAGTGAAGAACTTAGAGGATGAAAACAAGGATTTGAATGAAAAGTTGTCTGCTGCGCAAACGGAAATGACAAATAAGGAGAACCTGGTGAAGCAACATGCTAAAGTTGCTGAAGAAGCTGTCTCAG GTTGGGAGAAAGCTGAGTCAGAAGCCGCGACACTGAAAAATCACCTAGAATCAGTCACTCTTTTGAAGCTTACTGCAGAAGACCGGGCATCACATTTGGATGGTGCACTCAAGGAGTGCATGCGGCAGATACGAAATTTGAAAGAAGAGCATGAACAAAAGCTGCATGATGTGATTCTCAGCAAAACCAAACAGTTTGACAAAATGAAGCTTGAGTTTGAAGCAAAGATAGCTAACTTGGACCAAGAGTTACTCAGGTCTGCAGCAGAAAATTCCGCACTTACGAGGTCTTTGCAGGAGCGTTCTAGCATGGTGATAAAGCTCAGTGAAGAAAAAGCCCAAGCTGAAGCAGAAATAGAGATGTTCAAGAGCAATATTGAGTCATGTGAAAAAGAAATACATTCTCTGAAATATGAACTCCATATTGCCTCAAAGGAGCTAGAAATTCGTAATGAGGAGAAAAATATGAGTGTACGGTCTGCAGAAGTAGCAAACAAGCAACACCTGGAGGGAGTAAAGAAAATTGCGAAACTGGAAGCAGAGTGTCAGAGATTACGTGGTCTTGTCCGGAAGAAGTTACCTGGGCCTGCAGCGTTGGCCCAAATGAAGCTTGAAGTTGAGAGTTTGGGTCGAGATTATGGGGATAGCCGTGTAAAGAAATCCCAAGGCAGGCCTTCTAGTCCACAGTTTTCCAGTTTACCTGATTTTTCATTTGATAATATGCAGAAATACCATAAAGAGAATGATCTACTCACTGAACGCCTTTTGGCAATGGAGGAGGAAACAAAGATGTTAAAGGAAGCTTTGGCACACCGGAACACTGAATTACAGGCCTCCAGGAGTATTTGTGCAAAGACGGAGAGCAAGCTGCAAAGTTTGGAAGCACAACTGCAAGCTAATGTTGAACAGAAGAGCCCAACAAAGTCCACAGTTCGATTGCCTACTGAAGATGGAAATGACGATAATGCTAGCTGTGCTGGGTCATGGACGACATCATCAATGGCTGAACTCTCCCATATTAAGAAGGAAAAGAACTTTGACAGTCCGCATAAATCTGAAAGTGCAAGTCACCTGGATCTCATGGATGACTTTTTGGAGATGGAGAAATTAGCTTATCAATCCAGTGGCACAAATGGAGCAGTTTCAAGTCCAGATGATAATTCAAGACCTGAAACTACAAACGCTGACACCTCTTCTCCGCAGAAAGAACATAACGAGACACTTATATCAGGAAATCAAGCATCTCCCAAAGAGGAAGTATCAACATCGAGTCGTCTATCCATTTCAGATGCATCGATATTCATGAAGCTCCAATCAAGAATTTCAATGGTTTTGGAGTCTTTGATTAAGGAAGCTgacgttcaaataattcaagaggATCTCAGACAGATTTTGCAGGAAATGGGCGACACCATCCTACCACAATCAGCTACGAGCATTGTTGAGACTACTATTTGCTCTGATACTGCAACTGAATTTCAGCCCTCTCATGATGATGGTGAGGCAAACATAGAAAAGGAAATTCCTGTTTCACAATATAGTAAACCATGCGACGAGACAGTCAATGGTATTAGCAAAGAATTAGCTGATGCTATGTCTCAAATTCATGACTTTGTACTTGTTCTGGGCAAAGAAGCAAAGGCTGTCCAGGGAACAGCTGCAGATGGTAGTGGAATAAATGAAAAAATGGATGATTTCTCTGCCACTTATGCTGCAGTAATAAGCAGCAGGTTAAGTATGGTGAAATTTGTCCTTGATCTGTCTCGTGTCCTGAGTAATGCGAGCGAACTACACTTCAATATCCTCGGCTACAAGAATTCTGAAATAGAAATAAGTACATCTGATTGCATAGACAAGGTTGCTTTACCAGAAAATAAAGGTCTTCAGCATTCAGGAGAGGAGGGATACGCAAATGGTTGCACTCATTTTTCTGATTCCACTTCTGATCCAGATATTCCTCATGAAGGAAGCCTTGTTCCCACTTCAGAGTCAGCATCAACCTCTTTGAAGTGCTCGTTGGAGGAGTTTGAACAGTTGAAACTAGAGAAAGAGGATATGGCTCTTGATCTTGCTAGATATTCTGAGAACTTGGAAAGCACTAAATCTCAATTGTCTGAAACCAAGCAGCTTCTAGCAGAAGTGAAGTCACAATTGGTATCTGCTCAAAAGGCAAACAGTTTGGCTGAAACTCAGCTCAAATGCATGGCAGAGTCGTATAATTCACTCGAAACTCGGACTGAGGAGTTGCAAACTGAAGTAAACTGTCTTCAGGCAAAGATAGAAAGTCTCGATAACGAGCttcaagaggaaaagaagagtcACGAGGAAGCTTTAGCCAGATGCAAAGATCTCGAAGAACAACTGCAAAG GGTTGAGAGTTGTCCAGCTGCTGAACTTGATGCCAAGAACAACCAG GAGAAAGAGTTAGCAGCTGCAGCAGAGAAGCTGGCCGAGTGTCAAGAAACCATATTTCTTCTTGGAAAACAGTTGAACTCCTTGCGTCCGCAGACGGAGTTTATGGGGTCTCCATACATCGATAGAAGTTTAAAAGGTGAGGGCTTTCGGGAAGAACCGACAACCACCAGCATGAACTTGCATGAAAATGATTTGGCCGAGTCCCCTCCTGTGGATATATACAATGTGCCGTATAGTCCGTCGGACTCTGATTTAAACAATCCATTGAGATCACCAATCAGCTCAAAGTCTCCGAAACACCGGCCTACTAAATCtggttcttcttcatcttctggtCCTACACCTGAAAAACAAGCTCGTGGTTTCAGCCGATTCTTTTCTTCTAAAGGAAAGAATGGCTATTAG